Proteins encoded together in one Salarias fasciatus chromosome 17, fSalaFa1.1, whole genome shotgun sequence window:
- the LOC115404537 gene encoding uncharacterized protein LOC115404537 isoform X3, whose amino-acid sequence MLLLISDPLGSAATIQHPEEMRGPYFPVSSQPGFIDFMHIFQRRHNHLQETSTRIPSSIFQRSTLKDGSCTLQNDGPEVRKADAEPSVEKSSKICRLREANPLLTGILEGNEVTLQYLAGAPAVGNPCTSVRLRSDDGPSANGILSEKQTAAMDSSSCGQIRAAGRAPSAHYQPNALRPSPSAAPAAYKSSEILPSNGPAGRSNAEIVDLIKEKIASLKERRLRSDHSRPNSTSAPCHPTTAPSDKRDGTVHRFSRSPTEQSATAAGQTSGVDSLTRAQETAELPPRSDKKGNESASLKHPNGTTTSAVQRCPNVTVGQSARAGVEMPRQTSDGGKLVCDNHTSSSGKVAKHVLPSVNMNSITHYSLSALQDLAASLDNVATDEEMGNISEILLNKYWNGDKGNIRDFESTEYPRIMNEVAATCIRHEEESPVVISAPPRNSPSPLEDQTPWINTGKKYPSSHSGQETSSIPKHTAADTHSGSHMNNQEINSSREGTFSLSVLKDPQYDDVIDTEDPGEPPGKQAQAKPMPKPLQKCCCPYYVETETDFVQVPCPKCESENVLRDAAVHQTDESQCLSSDDEMDDWLVIPLKVLHVTMDVQAEPDDADDEGEQIVTSSPVSVSPPLAVEDTAQSTGTQPGRVPHVPPEGGMLEMDTDSPNSTEHPSGESDGSCETEDSCDYVRTEGRNYLTVSRQAWRKLSSPSPSKQGDRRARLQNHKRRRQKALAQKDTADPDSDLEDGNDSRTKTSRKRRKAVSSCSEDTDAAPRRLHKRPSDQDCDAAVEKSSRQQKSEELTERRTERHPVTETEDSCDDARYNKRSTSSTNSGGESSVREKKEPKKARQPFKLHPRPKSQVGQTKEGQAASSEPPQIKKTKQGLKVMTAEGQVGPARLKTDRRTASKRSSLNLKPKGRTIKKARRASRIYSDSSEAEEEPGAVSDVSDRLNVNKHRSSGQRLGAKAKSDHGPRRTGSPTTADRRKSDRPEKDHVNKKKKTRRLSETEDSEDSFSNSPDSSKLKPLQRRPDKPPPCPSSASPPPSGSIVKRLYVQGSPQASKRLRLSKQFPLQTQSAEGRPQAPASTAKKAESRKWQPSHGKIAPKPKPLSSSGPKRYVPAPRPQLFHSFSHPPSSDGENPPAHSSAWEKVKGIWKDRFYPIPSHKKASHGAEAAADPPPEAEPEPGTSSSSSRIRRRRHSCSKSETPLMKKSKSEAKERTRDINYNPQRRPTGHAVSDHYKWKDRSDGRETEGD is encoded by the exons ATGCTGTTGCTGATCTCGGATCCTCTGGGATCAGCGGCAACAATTCAGCATCCTGAGGAGATGAGGGGGCCTTATTTTCCGGTCTCATCCCAGCCAGGATTTATAGACTTTATGCACATTTTCCAACGACGGCACAACCACCTCCAAGAGACGAGCACAAGAATACCGAGCAGTATATTCCAACGATCAACACTGAAGGACGGCTCATGTACTCTGCAAAATGACGGTCCTGAAGTGAGGAAAGCTGATGCTGAGCCGTCTGTTGAAAAGAGTTCAAAAATTTGTCGGCTTCGTGAAGCCAACCCGTTGCTCACGGGAATATTGGAAGGTAATGAAGTCACTTTACAATACCTAGCTGGTGCCCCTGCAGTGGGGAATCCCTGTACAAGTGTCAGACTCAGAAGCGATGATGGTCCTTCTGCGAACGGAATACTGAGTGAGAAGCAGACGGCGGCCATGGATTCATCAAGCTGTGGGCAGATTAGAGCAGCAGGACGAGCTCCTTCTGCCCACTACCAGCCCAACGCCCTCCGTCCTTCACCCAGCGCTGCTCCAGCCGCATACAAGTCTTCAGAGATATTGCCTTCAAATGGACCGGCGGGCCGCTCAAATGCTGAAATAGTGGACCTCATCAAGGAGAAGATTGCGTCTCTTAAAGAACGTCGGCTCCGATCGGACCACAGCAGGCCGAATTCCACCAGTGCTCCCTGTCATCCAACCACTGCTCCTTCTGACAAGAGAGACGGAACGGTGCATCGTTTCAGCCGTTCTCCTACAGAACAGAGCGCCACAGCTGCTGGGCAGACATCTGGAGTGGATAGCTTGACACGGGCACAAGAAACTGCAGAGTTGCCTCCTCGGTCTGACAAGAAGGGCAACGAATCTGCATCCCTGAAACACCCGAACGGAACAACCACCTCCGCGGTACAACGCTGTCCCAATGTAACCGTTGGCCAAAGCGCCAGGGCAGGGGTGGAGATGCCGAGGCAAACGAGTGACGGTGGCAAATTGGTTTGTGATAATCATACATCAAGTTCTGGGAAAGTCGCTAAACATGTTCTGCCCTCCGTAAATATGAACTCCATCACTCATTACTCTCTCTCTGCACTGCAAGACCTTGCTGCTAGTTTGGATAATGTGGCCACAGATGAAGAGATGGgcaacatttctgaaattcTCCTGAATAAGTACTGGAATGGTGATAAAGGCAACATCCGTGACTTCGAATCCACAGAATATCCCCGAATAATGAACGAAGTGGCTGCGACCTGCATAAGGCACGAAGAGGAGAGTCCAGTGGTCATATCAGCGCCTCCACGTAATTCGCCTTCACCGCTGGAAGATCAAACCCCATGGATAAATACTGGGAAAAAATATCCCAGTAGCCATTCAGGGCAAGAGACTTCCTCCATtcccaaacacacagcagcagacactCACTCAGGTTCTCATATGAACAACCAAGAAATAAACTCTTCCCGAGAAGGAACATTCTCTCTCAGTGTTCTAAAAGATCCACAATATGACGATGTGATAGATACAGAAGATCCAGGCGAACCGCCCGGGAAGCAGGCCCAGGCCAAACCGATGCCAAAGCCTCTCCAGAAGTGCTGTTGCCCGTATTACGTGGAAACTGAGACCGACTTTGTTCAGGTGCCTTGTCCTAAATGTGAGAGTGAGAACGTGCTGAGGGACGCTGCGGTTCATCAGACGGACGAATCGCAGTGTCTTTCCAGTGACGACGAGATGGACGATTGGCTCGTGATTCCCTTAAAAGTGTTACACGTCACAATGGATGTCCAGGCTGAGCCAGATGACGCCGATGATGAAGGAGAACAGATTGTAACTTCGAGCCCAGTTTCAGTGTCTCCCCCGCTGGCGGTGGAGGACACTGCTCAGAGTACAGGGACGCAGCCTGGGAGGGTTCCCCACGTCCCACCAGAAGGGGGTATGTTGGAGATGGACACTGATAGTCCCAACAGCACCGAGCATCCCAGCGGCGAGTCGGACGGCAGCTGTGAAACCGAGGACAGCTGTGACTACGTGCGCACCGAAGGACGGAATTATCTGACGGTGTCGAGGCAGGCGTGGAGGAAGCTGTCGTCACCGTCGCCTTCCAAGCAGGGAGACAGGAGAGCACGTCTTCAAAATCACAAGAGGAGGAGACAAAAGGCTCTGGCACAGAAGGACACGGCAGACCCAGATTCTGACCTGGAGGATGGGAACGACAGCCGGACGAAGAcgagcagaaagagaaggaaggCAGTGTCTTCATGTTCAGAGGACACCGATGCTGCTCCACGTCGTCTTCACAAGAGACCTTCAGACCAGGACTGCGACGCTGCTGTGGAGAAATCATCACGCCAGCAGAAATCTGAAGAACTGACGGAACGCAGAACTGAACGCCACCCGGTCACCGAGACCGAGGACAGCTGTGACGATGCCAGATACAATAAACGCAGCACGTCCTCTACGAATTCAGGGGGTGAGAGCAGTGTAAGAGAGAAAAAGGAACCCAAAAAAGCCAGACAACCATTCAAGCTACATCCTCGGCCGAAATCTCAGGTTGGTCAGACAAAAGAAGGTCAGGCTGCATCCTCAGAACCTCCTCAAATTAAAAAGACTAAACAAGGCCTCAAAGTGATGACTGCTGAAGGACAGGTTGGTCCTGCTCGGCtaaagacggacagacggacggcgTCCAAACGCTCTAGCCTGAACCTGAAGCCCAAAGGCAGGACAATTAAAAAAGCAAGGAGGGCTTCAAGGATATATTCAGACTCTTCAGAAGCGGAGGAAGAGCCGGGCGCCGTTTCTGACGTGTCGGACCGTCTGAATGTCAACAAACATAGAAGCAGTGGTCAGCGGCTTGGAGCCAAAGCTAAGAGTGACCATGGTCCCCGAAGGACCGGCTCACCGACCACTGCTGACAGAAGGAAATCTGACAGGCCGGAGAAAGACCATgtcaacaaaaagaagaaaacacgtCGGTTATCGGAGAcggaggacagtgaggacagctTCTCCAATAGTCCGGACAGCTCTAAGTTAAAGCCTCTGCAGAGACGACCAGACAAACCCCCTCCGTGTCCCTCCAGCGCGTCCCCACCCCCGTCAGGCAGCATCGTTAAGCGTCTCTACGTTCAGGGATCCCCTCAGGCCAGCAAACGCTTGAGACTTTCTAAACAGTTTCCGCTCCAGACCCAGAGTGCAGAGGGACGGCCTCAGGCGCCGGCCAGCACGGCGAAGAAGGCAGAGTCCAGGAAGTGGCAGCCGTCACATGGGAAAATTGCCCCAAAACCGAAGCCTTTGAGCAGCTCTGGCCCTAAGCGGTACGTACCGGCCCCCAGACCGCAGCTGTTCCATTCCTTCagccaccccccctcctcagaCGGTGAGAACCCCCCCGCTCATTCCTCAGCCTGGGAGAAGGTGAAGGGCATCTGGAAGGACAGATTCTACCCAATCCCTTCACACAAGAAAGCTAGCCACGGGGCCGAGGCCGCCGCCGACCCGCCGCCGGAGGCGGAGCCTGAGCCTGgaaccagctcctcctcctccaggatccGCAGACGGAGACACAGCTGCTCCAAGTCGGAAACCCCTCTGATGAAAAAGAGCAAGTCGGAGGCCAAAGAGAGGACGAGGGACATCAACTACAACCCGCAGAGACGACCCA CAGGTCACGCCGTGTCCGATCATTACAAGTGGAAGGACCGCAGCGACGGGCGGGAAACCGAAGGTGATTGA
- the LOC115404537 gene encoding uncharacterized protein LOC115404537 isoform X4: protein MLLLISDPLGSAATIQHPEEMRGPYFPVSSQPGFIDFMHIFQRRHNHLQETSTRIPSSIFQRSTLKDGSCTLQNDGPEVRKADAEPSVEKSSKICRLREANPLLTGILEGNEVTLQYLAGAPAVGNPCTSVRLRSDDGPSANGILSEKQTAAMDSSSCGQIRAAGRAPSAHYQPNALRPSPSAAPAAYKSSEILPSNGPAGRSNAEIVDLIKEKIASLKERRLRSDHSRPNSTSAPCHPTTAPSDKRDGTVHRFSRSPTEQSATAAGQTSGVDSLTRAQETAELPPRSDKKGNESASLKHPNGTTTSAVQRCPNVTVGQSARAGVEMPRQTSDGGKLVCDNHTSSSGKVAKHVLPSVNMNSITHYSLSALQDLAASLDNVATDEEMGNISEILLNKYWNGDKGNIRDFESTEYPRIMNEVAATCIRHEEESPVVISAPPRNSPSPLEDQTPWINTGKKYPSSHSGQETSSIPKHTAADTHSGSHMNNQEINSSREGTFSLSVLKDPQYDDVIDTEDPGEPPGKQAQAKPMPKPLQKCCCPYYVETETDFVQVPCPKCESENVLRDAAVHQTDESQCLSSDDEMDDWLVIPLKVLHVTMDVQAEPDDADDEGEQIVTSSPVSVSPPLAVEDTAQSTGTQPGRVPHVPPEGGMLEMDTDSPNSTEHPSGESDGSCETEDSCDYVRTEGRNYLTVSRQAWRKLSSPSPSKQGDRRARLQNHKRRRQKALAQKDTADPDSDLEDGNDSRTKTSRKRRKAVSSCSEDTDAAPRRLHKRPSDQDCDAAVEKSSRQQKSEELTERRTERHPVTETEDSCDDARYNKRSTSSTNSGGESSVREKKEPKKARQPFKLHPRPKSQVGQTKEGQAASSEPPQIKKTKQGLKVMTAEGQVGPARLKTDRRTASKRSSLNLKPKGRTIKKARRASRIYSDSSEAEEEPGAVSDVSDRLNVNKHRSSGQRLGAKAKSDHGPRRTGSPTTADRRKSDRPEKDHVNKKKKTRRLSETEDSEDSFSNSPDSSKLKPLQRRPDKPPPCPSSASPPPSGSIVKRLYVQGSPQASKRLRLSKQFPLQTQSAEGRPQAPASTAKKAESRKWQPSHGKIAPKPKPLSSSGPKRYVPAPRPQLFHSFSHPPSSDGENPPAHSSAWEKVKGIWKDRFYPIPSHKKASHGAEAAADPPPEAEPEPGTSSSSSRIRRRRHSCSKSETPLMKKSKSEAKERTRDINYNPQRRPSHAVSDHYKWKDRSDGRETEGD, encoded by the exons ATGCTGTTGCTGATCTCGGATCCTCTGGGATCAGCGGCAACAATTCAGCATCCTGAGGAGATGAGGGGGCCTTATTTTCCGGTCTCATCCCAGCCAGGATTTATAGACTTTATGCACATTTTCCAACGACGGCACAACCACCTCCAAGAGACGAGCACAAGAATACCGAGCAGTATATTCCAACGATCAACACTGAAGGACGGCTCATGTACTCTGCAAAATGACGGTCCTGAAGTGAGGAAAGCTGATGCTGAGCCGTCTGTTGAAAAGAGTTCAAAAATTTGTCGGCTTCGTGAAGCCAACCCGTTGCTCACGGGAATATTGGAAGGTAATGAAGTCACTTTACAATACCTAGCTGGTGCCCCTGCAGTGGGGAATCCCTGTACAAGTGTCAGACTCAGAAGCGATGATGGTCCTTCTGCGAACGGAATACTGAGTGAGAAGCAGACGGCGGCCATGGATTCATCAAGCTGTGGGCAGATTAGAGCAGCAGGACGAGCTCCTTCTGCCCACTACCAGCCCAACGCCCTCCGTCCTTCACCCAGCGCTGCTCCAGCCGCATACAAGTCTTCAGAGATATTGCCTTCAAATGGACCGGCGGGCCGCTCAAATGCTGAAATAGTGGACCTCATCAAGGAGAAGATTGCGTCTCTTAAAGAACGTCGGCTCCGATCGGACCACAGCAGGCCGAATTCCACCAGTGCTCCCTGTCATCCAACCACTGCTCCTTCTGACAAGAGAGACGGAACGGTGCATCGTTTCAGCCGTTCTCCTACAGAACAGAGCGCCACAGCTGCTGGGCAGACATCTGGAGTGGATAGCTTGACACGGGCACAAGAAACTGCAGAGTTGCCTCCTCGGTCTGACAAGAAGGGCAACGAATCTGCATCCCTGAAACACCCGAACGGAACAACCACCTCCGCGGTACAACGCTGTCCCAATGTAACCGTTGGCCAAAGCGCCAGGGCAGGGGTGGAGATGCCGAGGCAAACGAGTGACGGTGGCAAATTGGTTTGTGATAATCATACATCAAGTTCTGGGAAAGTCGCTAAACATGTTCTGCCCTCCGTAAATATGAACTCCATCACTCATTACTCTCTCTCTGCACTGCAAGACCTTGCTGCTAGTTTGGATAATGTGGCCACAGATGAAGAGATGGgcaacatttctgaaattcTCCTGAATAAGTACTGGAATGGTGATAAAGGCAACATCCGTGACTTCGAATCCACAGAATATCCCCGAATAATGAACGAAGTGGCTGCGACCTGCATAAGGCACGAAGAGGAGAGTCCAGTGGTCATATCAGCGCCTCCACGTAATTCGCCTTCACCGCTGGAAGATCAAACCCCATGGATAAATACTGGGAAAAAATATCCCAGTAGCCATTCAGGGCAAGAGACTTCCTCCATtcccaaacacacagcagcagacactCACTCAGGTTCTCATATGAACAACCAAGAAATAAACTCTTCCCGAGAAGGAACATTCTCTCTCAGTGTTCTAAAAGATCCACAATATGACGATGTGATAGATACAGAAGATCCAGGCGAACCGCCCGGGAAGCAGGCCCAGGCCAAACCGATGCCAAAGCCTCTCCAGAAGTGCTGTTGCCCGTATTACGTGGAAACTGAGACCGACTTTGTTCAGGTGCCTTGTCCTAAATGTGAGAGTGAGAACGTGCTGAGGGACGCTGCGGTTCATCAGACGGACGAATCGCAGTGTCTTTCCAGTGACGACGAGATGGACGATTGGCTCGTGATTCCCTTAAAAGTGTTACACGTCACAATGGATGTCCAGGCTGAGCCAGATGACGCCGATGATGAAGGAGAACAGATTGTAACTTCGAGCCCAGTTTCAGTGTCTCCCCCGCTGGCGGTGGAGGACACTGCTCAGAGTACAGGGACGCAGCCTGGGAGGGTTCCCCACGTCCCACCAGAAGGGGGTATGTTGGAGATGGACACTGATAGTCCCAACAGCACCGAGCATCCCAGCGGCGAGTCGGACGGCAGCTGTGAAACCGAGGACAGCTGTGACTACGTGCGCACCGAAGGACGGAATTATCTGACGGTGTCGAGGCAGGCGTGGAGGAAGCTGTCGTCACCGTCGCCTTCCAAGCAGGGAGACAGGAGAGCACGTCTTCAAAATCACAAGAGGAGGAGACAAAAGGCTCTGGCACAGAAGGACACGGCAGACCCAGATTCTGACCTGGAGGATGGGAACGACAGCCGGACGAAGAcgagcagaaagagaaggaaggCAGTGTCTTCATGTTCAGAGGACACCGATGCTGCTCCACGTCGTCTTCACAAGAGACCTTCAGACCAGGACTGCGACGCTGCTGTGGAGAAATCATCACGCCAGCAGAAATCTGAAGAACTGACGGAACGCAGAACTGAACGCCACCCGGTCACCGAGACCGAGGACAGCTGTGACGATGCCAGATACAATAAACGCAGCACGTCCTCTACGAATTCAGGGGGTGAGAGCAGTGTAAGAGAGAAAAAGGAACCCAAAAAAGCCAGACAACCATTCAAGCTACATCCTCGGCCGAAATCTCAGGTTGGTCAGACAAAAGAAGGTCAGGCTGCATCCTCAGAACCTCCTCAAATTAAAAAGACTAAACAAGGCCTCAAAGTGATGACTGCTGAAGGACAGGTTGGTCCTGCTCGGCtaaagacggacagacggacggcgTCCAAACGCTCTAGCCTGAACCTGAAGCCCAAAGGCAGGACAATTAAAAAAGCAAGGAGGGCTTCAAGGATATATTCAGACTCTTCAGAAGCGGAGGAAGAGCCGGGCGCCGTTTCTGACGTGTCGGACCGTCTGAATGTCAACAAACATAGAAGCAGTGGTCAGCGGCTTGGAGCCAAAGCTAAGAGTGACCATGGTCCCCGAAGGACCGGCTCACCGACCACTGCTGACAGAAGGAAATCTGACAGGCCGGAGAAAGACCATgtcaacaaaaagaagaaaacacgtCGGTTATCGGAGAcggaggacagtgaggacagctTCTCCAATAGTCCGGACAGCTCTAAGTTAAAGCCTCTGCAGAGACGACCAGACAAACCCCCTCCGTGTCCCTCCAGCGCGTCCCCACCCCCGTCAGGCAGCATCGTTAAGCGTCTCTACGTTCAGGGATCCCCTCAGGCCAGCAAACGCTTGAGACTTTCTAAACAGTTTCCGCTCCAGACCCAGAGTGCAGAGGGACGGCCTCAGGCGCCGGCCAGCACGGCGAAGAAGGCAGAGTCCAGGAAGTGGCAGCCGTCACATGGGAAAATTGCCCCAAAACCGAAGCCTTTGAGCAGCTCTGGCCCTAAGCGGTACGTACCGGCCCCCAGACCGCAGCTGTTCCATTCCTTCagccaccccccctcctcagaCGGTGAGAACCCCCCCGCTCATTCCTCAGCCTGGGAGAAGGTGAAGGGCATCTGGAAGGACAGATTCTACCCAATCCCTTCACACAAGAAAGCTAGCCACGGGGCCGAGGCCGCCGCCGACCCGCCGCCGGAGGCGGAGCCTGAGCCTGgaaccagctcctcctcctccaggatccGCAGACGGAGACACAGCTGCTCCAAGTCGGAAACCCCTCTGATGAAAAAGAGCAAGTCGGAGGCCAAAGAGAGGACGAGGGACATCAACTACAACCCGCAGAGACGACCCA GTCACGCCGTGTCCGATCATTACAAGTGGAAGGACCGCAGCGACGGGCGGGAAACCGAAGGTGATTGA